The window TGATGGTTACTATGCCGTCACCAAAGTAAGAACATCCTATATCTTATAAATAGCTTTTAGTGAAGAAAGATTCATTAATCAAGTAAATTTGTCAAATCTATATAAATTAATTAGTAAGTAAACAGATATTTATATTGAGTGAATCTTATGATAAATGAAAATCCTGGTGATATTTATCCAAAGTTTAGAGTTGCAGCAGTCCAAGCTGCGCCAGTCTTCTTAAATCGAGAAGCTACAATATCAAAATTAGAGGAACTTGTAGTTAAGTCTAAAGAAATGGGTGCTGATCTTGTAGTCTTTGGAGAATCCTTTATTCCAGCCTTTCCAGTATGGAACAATATATATCCACCAATGGATCAACACGAATTTTATAAGCGTCTCTTCGATAATGCCCTAACTATTCCCAGTGATAACTTCAATCGAATAAGCAATATTGCTAAAGAAAATGAGGTTTTCCTCTCTGTAGGTGTAACTGAGAAGAGTATTACTAGCATGGGCACTATGTGGAATACCAACTTACTCTTTGATAAATCTGGAAAATTGCTTAATAAACACAGAAAACTTGTGCCAACATGGGCTGAGAAACTCACATGGGCACAGGGTGACGGTTCATCTCTTAGAGTTGTTTCTACAGAAATTGGACGAATTGGTGTACTGATTTGCGGCGAGAACACAAATCCCCTTGCTCGTTTTACGCTTTTAGCCCAGGGTGAGCAAGTTCACATAGCCACTTATCCACCTGCTTGGCCTTTCAAGCGTCAAGCTACTGCTGGGGGATATAATTTAGCCGAGGCCATCAGGATAAGAGCTGCTGCTCATTCATTTGAAGGAAAAGTCTTCACAATAGTTTCATCATGTTTTCTAGACGAAGAAGCTATAGAACAAATCTCTAAGGGAAATTCTGAAATACGTTCAATTCTTGAGAATTGTCCAAAACCTGTGACAATGGTTTGTGGTCCAACTGGTGAAGTTATTTCTGAACAATTAATTGGTAAAGAAGGGATTGTTGTAGCTGACATTGATTTATCCTTAATTATAGAACAGAAAGAGATTCATGATATTCTAGGCTACTATAATCGATTTGATATATTTCGTCTTGAGGTTGATTTTACGCCAAACCTTCCACTTTGGCCCAAAGGAATTAAAGAGAAAGTAGAAGAAAACTGGAAAGAGATTATGAAACAGAATACTCAAGAAAAAACTACTTCAAATCGAGAGAGAATAATTTCGTAGGAAATAGCTTAAATTTGAATTCCTTAGCAATAAATTGAAGTTTCACGAAAAGCTTTTAGTAAAAGGCTTTGCCAATTGCCTAACATGCAGATAGAAAGCCAAAAATAAAACTATTCTTACACAGATAAATCATAGATGATAAGAAGATTTGATTAGACTAATTTAATAAGAAAATGATGGAAATTTAAGAAAGTCTAAATTGGCAAATATTTCTAGGAAAATTTCAAATATGCAAAAACTTAAAGAAAGAACAACTATTTGCTGAAAAATCTGTGGAAGAACTGGAGAATGTATTTAATATAACATAAATTCCATTTAATTTTTAGAAAAGTAATCTTTATTCATAATAAATTCCTAATAAAAAACTATTTGTATAATTAAAATAAAATCCTTAAATAATAAATTTTTATCTTAAATCTTGGTGTAATAATTTGATTTATGGATTAAACTTATCTTTACAAACTATATCTAAATTAAAAGAAGAAGGAATTATAATTAAATTAGAAAATCATGGCTCTTTTATTTTATATCAAAGAGAAGGAGGATTTCCTGAAGGTCCTTTAAAAAAAGTAATTAGTGAATCTAAAGAAGAAGATTTCTTAATATATCCTGTTCATTCTATTCAACCAGAAATTTCAACTAACATTTTACTTAGACTTTCTGAACCTTTAATTATTAAACCATATTCTAAAATTAATATTTATGTAAAATTACCAATCAGTATTGGAATTTATATTTTTAAAGAAGAAAATCAAATATTAATAGATTATTTTAATCCTAATCCATATAAATATGCACTTTATGGTCCTGCTGCAAATGGTCTAATATGTAGATTTTATAAAACTAATGTTTATTCTAATATTCCAAATATTGATTTATGGAATGCTATAACAAAAGTTATTATTGAAAATTCTTCAGAAGATTTTTATGAAATTAAAAATATAGTTTTTCCTCTTTTAAATACAATAATATATATAGATGATTATGGAAGAGCTTATACAGAAACTATATTTTTAAATATTTCAAGAGAAGGTCTTGGTACTATATCTTTAGAGAGCATTCCTCCAATTAATGGTTTAAAAGAATGTCCAAAACAATTTGGTAAAATACAAGAAAAAATTATTAAATTCTTAATGGAATTTGGTTTTTGAGGTAAATAAAATGGAGATATTACAATGGTTTCAACTTAATTGGTATAAATTATTATATTTTGCTATAATTGTTAT is drawn from Candidatus Methanomethylicota archaeon and contains these coding sequences:
- a CDS encoding carbon-nitrogen hydrolase family protein codes for the protein MINENPGDIYPKFRVAAVQAAPVFLNREATISKLEELVVKSKEMGADLVVFGESFIPAFPVWNNIYPPMDQHEFYKRLFDNALTIPSDNFNRISNIAKENEVFLSVGVTEKSITSMGTMWNTNLLFDKSGKLLNKHRKLVPTWAEKLTWAQGDGSSLRVVSTEIGRIGVLICGENTNPLARFTLLAQGEQVHIATYPPAWPFKRQATAGGYNLAEAIRIRAAAHSFEGKVFTIVSSCFLDEEAIEQISKGNSEIRSILENCPKPVTMVCGPTGEVISEQLIGKEGIVVADIDLSLIIEQKEIHDILGYYNRFDIFRLEVDFTPNLPLWPKGIKEKVEENWKEIMKQNTQEKTTSNRERIIS
- a CDS encoding DUF432 domain-containing protein, with translation MIYGLNLSLQTISKLKEEGIIIKLENHGSFILYQREGGFPEGPLKKVISESKEEDFLIYPVHSIQPEISTNILLRLSEPLIIKPYSKINIYVKLPISIGIYIFKEENQILIDYFNPNPYKYALYGPAANGLICRFYKTNVYSNIPNIDLWNAITKVIIENSSEDFYEIKNIVFPLLNTIIYIDDYGRAYTETIFLNISREGLGTISLESIPPINGLKECPKQFGKIQEKIIKFLMEFGF